From one Humulus lupulus chromosome 8, drHumLupu1.1, whole genome shotgun sequence genomic stretch:
- the LOC133798737 gene encoding hydroxyproline O-arabinosyltransferase 3-like isoform X1 produces the protein MIERKAMARASPVLLILLAIVFSFATYNLLTTIIRYRSTGSLVGDNSDGMFLTDPIIERPKNVRRPGNSKSKFHVALTATDAPYSRWQCRIMYYWYKKQKVMPASEMGGFTRILHSGNPDSLMDEIPTVVVDPLPSGLDRGYIVLNRPWAFVQWLEKATIEEDYILMAEPDHIFVNPLPNLSHGGYPAAFPFFYITPAQHENIVRKFYPEEMGPVTNVDPIGNSPVIIQKELLEKIAPTWMNVSLKMKDDPETDKAFGWVLEMYAYAVASALHGVQHILRKDFMLQPPWDLDIANKFIIHYTYGCDYNLKGELTYGKFGEWRFDKRSYLRGPPPRNLSLPPPGVPESVVTLVKMVNEATANIPNWGEAQ, from the exons ATGATCGAGAGGAAAGCCATGGCACGAGCTTCGCCAGTACTTTTGATTCTTTTGGCTATTGTTTTTTCTTTTGCCACATATAATTTGTTAACTACAATAATCCGCTATAGATCTACTGGGAGTTTAGTAGGTGATAATTCAGATGGCATGTTCTTGACTGACCCCATCATTGAGAGGCCTAAGAATGTAAGACGACCAGGGAACTCGAAGTCAAAATTCCATGTTGCTTTAACTGCCACTGATGCTCCTTATAGCAGATGGCAGTGTCGAATTATGTACTACTGGTATAAGAAGCAAAAGGTTATGCCTGCATCTGAGATGGGAGGATTCACTCGAATTTTGCACTCGGGAAATCCTGACAGCTTGATGGATGAAATTCCTACTGTTGTAGTTGATCCTCTTCCTTCAGGTCTAGACCGA GGATACATTGTCTTAAACAGACCATGGGCTTTTGTTCAGTGGCTGGAGAAGGCTACCATTGAAGAAGA TTACATTTTGATGGCAGAACCTGATCACATATTCGTGAACCCTCTACCTAATTTGTCTCATGGAGGATATCCTGCTGCTTTTCCATTTTTCTATATCACGCCTGCTCAACATGAGAACATCGTAAGGAAGTTTTATCCGGAGGAAATGGGCCCGGTGACAAATGTTGATCCAATTGGCAATTCTCCTGTCATTATCCAGAAG GAGTTGCTGGAAAAGATTGCTCCTACCTGGATGAATGTTTCTTTGAAGATGAAAGACGACCCTGAGACGGATAAAGCTTTCGGATGGGTGCTAGAAAT GTATGCTTATGCCGTGGCATCAGCTTTACACGGGGTACAGCATATTCTCCGTAAGGATTTTATGCTTCAG CCCCCTTGGGATTTGGATATTGCTAACAAATTCATTATTCATTATACCTACGGATGTGACTACAACTTAAAG GGTGAATTAACATATGGTAAATTCGGAGAGTGGCGATTTGACAAGCGATCGTATTTACGTGGGCCTCCACCAAGAAACCTCTCCCTTCCACCTCCTGGGGTTCCTGAAAGTGTG GTAACCCTTGTGAAGATGGTGAATGAAGCTACTGCTAACATTCCGAATTGGGGCGAAGCGCAATAG
- the LOC133798737 gene encoding hydroxyproline O-arabinosyltransferase 3-like isoform X2, protein MFLTDPIIERPKNVRRPGNSKSKFHVALTATDAPYSRWQCRIMYYWYKKQKVMPASEMGGFTRILHSGNPDSLMDEIPTVVVDPLPSGLDRGYIVLNRPWAFVQWLEKATIEEDYILMAEPDHIFVNPLPNLSHGGYPAAFPFFYITPAQHENIVRKFYPEEMGPVTNVDPIGNSPVIIQKELLEKIAPTWMNVSLKMKDDPETDKAFGWVLEMYAYAVASALHGVQHILRKDFMLQPPWDLDIANKFIIHYTYGCDYNLKGELTYGKFGEWRFDKRSYLRGPPPRNLSLPPPGVPESVVTLVKMVNEATANIPNWGEAQ, encoded by the exons ATGTTCTTGACTGACCCCATCATTGAGAGGCCTAAGAATGTAAGACGACCAGGGAACTCGAAGTCAAAATTCCATGTTGCTTTAACTGCCACTGATGCTCCTTATAGCAGATGGCAGTGTCGAATTATGTACTACTGGTATAAGAAGCAAAAGGTTATGCCTGCATCTGAGATGGGAGGATTCACTCGAATTTTGCACTCGGGAAATCCTGACAGCTTGATGGATGAAATTCCTACTGTTGTAGTTGATCCTCTTCCTTCAGGTCTAGACCGA GGATACATTGTCTTAAACAGACCATGGGCTTTTGTTCAGTGGCTGGAGAAGGCTACCATTGAAGAAGA TTACATTTTGATGGCAGAACCTGATCACATATTCGTGAACCCTCTACCTAATTTGTCTCATGGAGGATATCCTGCTGCTTTTCCATTTTTCTATATCACGCCTGCTCAACATGAGAACATCGTAAGGAAGTTTTATCCGGAGGAAATGGGCCCGGTGACAAATGTTGATCCAATTGGCAATTCTCCTGTCATTATCCAGAAG GAGTTGCTGGAAAAGATTGCTCCTACCTGGATGAATGTTTCTTTGAAGATGAAAGACGACCCTGAGACGGATAAAGCTTTCGGATGGGTGCTAGAAAT GTATGCTTATGCCGTGGCATCAGCTTTACACGGGGTACAGCATATTCTCCGTAAGGATTTTATGCTTCAG CCCCCTTGGGATTTGGATATTGCTAACAAATTCATTATTCATTATACCTACGGATGTGACTACAACTTAAAG GGTGAATTAACATATGGTAAATTCGGAGAGTGGCGATTTGACAAGCGATCGTATTTACGTGGGCCTCCACCAAGAAACCTCTCCCTTCCACCTCCTGGGGTTCCTGAAAGTGTG GTAACCCTTGTGAAGATGGTGAATGAAGCTACTGCTAACATTCCGAATTGGGGCGAAGCGCAATAG